In the Deinococcus misasensis DSM 22328 genome, one interval contains:
- a CDS encoding M23 family metallopeptidase has product MSKDMTSKVVYPVNPVGSKIIVPFMGHYKNGTYRLGYGWHTGLDYVMLRADKGLNEPIYAIADGIVLDSSPVLSKRGYGQLVLIDHPQLGVQSRYAHLASRAVRVGQVVKAGQVIGKMGTSGTDNVHLHFDVIKKSLPWSRWNIKGDSEKDKATNLQYFTDPVAFFAKHNAKGAV; this is encoded by the coding sequence ATGAGCAAAGACATGACATCGAAAGTGGTTTATCCGGTTAATCCTGTAGGCAGCAAAATTATTGTTCCTTTCATGGGTCACTATAAAAATGGAACATATCGTCTGGGTTATGGTTGGCATACAGGTCTGGATTACGTCATGCTTCGTGCTGACAAAGGATTAAATGAACCCATTTATGCCATTGCAGATGGTATTGTCCTGGATTCCAGTCCTGTCTTATCAAAGCGTGGGTATGGGCAGCTGGTGCTTATTGATCACCCTCAATTGGGTGTGCAGTCCAGATATGCACATTTGGCCAGTCGTGCTGTCCGGGTTGGGCAGGTTGTCAAAGCTGGTCAAGTCATTGGGAAAATGGGGACCAGTGGAACCGACAATGTCCATTTGCATTTTGATGTGATCAAAAAATCTTTGCCTTGGTCACGTTGGAATATCAAAGGTGACAGTGAAAAAGACAAGGCAACCAATTTACAGTATTTCACTGATCCAGTGGCATTTTTTGCCAAGCACAATGCAAAAGGTGCTGTATGA